The following coding sequences lie in one Halomonas sp. 'Soap Lake #6' genomic window:
- a CDS encoding DUF1820 family protein — protein sequence MAAKPIYRVVVHQQGEIWDLYVREIFQSELWGFIEVEEFVFDDASRVVVDPGAEKLQRTFEGVKRSYLPLNAIVRIDEVEREGPLKAVKSDARVAEFPRPFPLPPRGEG from the coding sequence ATGGCGGCCAAGCCGATCTATCGTGTGGTGGTTCACCAACAGGGTGAAATTTGGGATTTATACGTAAGAGAGATCTTTCAAAGCGAACTCTGGGGCTTTATTGAAGTCGAGGAGTTTGTCTTTGATGATGCCTCGCGGGTAGTTGTTGATCCTGGAGCGGAAAAGCTGCAACGGACCTTTGAAGGAGTAAAGCGCAGTTATCTACCGCTTAATGCGATTGTGCGTATTGATGAAGTAGAGCGCGAAGGTCCTTTAAAGGCAGTAAAAAGCGATGCCCGCGTTGCGGAGTTTCCTCGTCCCTTTCCGCTGCCTCCCCGCGGAGAAGGGTAA
- a CDS encoding TIGR04211 family SH3 domain-containing protein — translation MPVEKFRSSCYAAAVGVLLSVSGTTAFAQTDSQAWVSDELSTYVRSGPTDGYRIVGTLNAGEQVEVLETSGNYTRVRSNGGDTVWVLSGELQQTPSAREQLPVLESQVGELTEELEGINDTWEQRVSSMRETLEIREQRITELEARNRELDSEAEQSRQQVRALQARLDTQEEDLLMRYFMYGGGVAGAGLLLGLIVPHLPRRRKKRDRWF, via the coding sequence ATGCCAGTAGAGAAATTTCGTTCGAGTTGTTATGCAGCCGCCGTCGGCGTGTTGTTAAGCGTTAGCGGCACTACTGCGTTTGCCCAGACTGATAGCCAGGCTTGGGTAAGCGATGAGTTAAGCACCTATGTACGTAGCGGCCCCACGGACGGTTATCGTATTGTGGGCACGCTCAATGCCGGTGAGCAGGTTGAAGTGCTTGAAACCAGCGGTAACTACACCCGTGTGCGCAGTAATGGTGGTGATACGGTTTGGGTATTAAGTGGCGAGTTGCAACAAACTCCCAGTGCGCGTGAACAGTTGCCGGTACTCGAATCCCAGGTCGGTGAGCTCACCGAAGAGTTAGAGGGGATTAACGATACCTGGGAACAGCGTGTTAGCTCCATGCGGGAAACCTTGGAAATACGCGAGCAGCGTATTACCGAGCTAGAAGCGCGCAACCGCGAGCTAGACAGTGAGGCGGAGCAGTCTCGCCAACAAGTGCGTGCACTACAAGCGCGCTTGGATACCCAGGAAGAAGACCTGCTAATGCGTTACTTTATGTATGGCGGTGGCGTGGCTGGCGCTGGCTTGCTGCTGGGACTGATTGTCCCGCACTTACCGCGCCGTCGTAAAAAGCGCGACCGCTGGTTCTAA
- a CDS encoding thiopurine S-methyltransferase, translating into MENPWRQRWKEGRIGFHLHETHPALARYWLTLGVEPGAKVLVPLCGKSLDMRWLAEQGHPVLGIELAPEAIEQFFAQSSAGVARYTQAGFDVSRQGNVELWCGDFFHLHIQQAAEVGAFYDRASLIALPPATRERYAFHLAQLVPPGARGLLISLTHGEQEAGPPFSVSSQEIERLMTPNFRLELLENGEADERGRCESVWALKRRGPLV; encoded by the coding sequence ATGGAAAACCCCTGGCGGCAGCGTTGGAAAGAGGGGCGTATCGGCTTTCACTTGCATGAAACGCATCCTGCGCTGGCTCGTTATTGGTTAACGCTCGGGGTTGAGCCTGGGGCCAAGGTGCTGGTGCCGCTATGCGGCAAAAGCCTGGACATGCGCTGGTTGGCTGAACAGGGGCACCCCGTGCTGGGTATTGAACTCGCACCGGAAGCGATAGAGCAGTTCTTTGCCCAGAGCAGCGCTGGTGTTGCCCGCTACACCCAGGCAGGATTTGACGTGTCGCGTCAGGGCAATGTTGAACTGTGGTGTGGTGATTTTTTTCATCTACATATCCAGCAGGCCGCGGAAGTGGGGGCATTTTATGACCGTGCTTCGCTAATTGCGCTGCCACCGGCAACCCGTGAACGCTACGCCTTTCATTTAGCTCAGCTAGTGCCTCCTGGGGCTCGGGGTCTATTAATTAGCTTAACCCACGGTGAACAGGAGGCCGGGCCGCCGTTTAGCGTATCTAGCCAGGAAATTGAGCGCTTGATGACACCTAATTTTCGCCTTGAACTGCTTGAAAACGGAGAAGCGGACGAGCGGGGGCGTTGTGAAAGTGTGTGGGCATTAAAGCGGCGTGGCCCGCTCGTATAA
- a CDS encoding YajG family lipoprotein produces MRRRHFLRFSGALLASVLLVGCASPQYLQLSPQRSASVPQTGSGQQVTVIVADARDSEVIGTRSGGNMSTAQITVNSHELLPRLQAETERAVRDMGFNPTREAAQGRPSLKLELASLHYGRGDSGQPLVDEARIEGVFRAVAQNKGSTYTGTYTSRRTQGYAIKPGEDANTRMLNDLLSDGLNRAFSDPELGRLLAR; encoded by the coding sequence ATGCGTCGGCGTCATTTTTTACGCTTTTCTGGCGCGCTGCTAGCCAGCGTTTTGTTGGTTGGTTGTGCAAGCCCTCAGTATCTTCAGCTTAGCCCCCAGCGAAGCGCCAGCGTACCGCAAACCGGCTCTGGGCAGCAGGTTACGGTCATTGTGGCAGACGCCAGAGACAGTGAAGTAATTGGCACTCGCTCGGGTGGTAATATGTCGACCGCTCAAATTACCGTGAATAGCCATGAGTTACTCCCACGCTTGCAGGCAGAAACCGAGCGGGCCGTTCGCGATATGGGCTTTAACCCAACTCGTGAAGCCGCTCAGGGGCGTCCTTCCTTGAAGCTTGAGCTGGCCAGCCTCCACTATGGCCGTGGAGATAGTGGACAACCTTTAGTAGATGAAGCACGCATTGAAGGGGTGTTCCGGGCGGTCGCCCAGAACAAAGGCTCTACCTATACGGGAACTTACACCTCACGGCGTACCCAAGGCTATGCAATCAAGCCCGGCGAAGACGCCAATACCCGCATGCTAAACGACCTGTTAAGCGATGGGCTCAACCGTGCATTCAGTGATCCAGAACTTGGCCGCCTACTCGCTCGCTAG